GCCTCGATAGTGCCGCTACGTAATTCTCCCTCTCCCGTTTTTGCCTGGTATTTAAATCGCATAATAGCAGGTAAGTAAACAGCACATACATCTACTGCTCATCACTACCATCTTTACATTATACTATTACAATCTTCGTGAAATTGAAGAGAGTTCTTCCGGATTTAGTGAGTGATTAAGTGCCGATTCAAGAGTAATTTCTCCCGCACGCAATAAATCCATGAGAGAACGATTAAGGCTAATCATACCGTCCTGGGAACTGGTATCAATCACCAAATCTATTTCATGCACTTTATTTTCACGAATTAAGTTTCGGACAGCCGAATTTCCTATCATAAACTCGTAGGCGGGAATCAGACCTCCGGAAACGCGTGGAATAAGGCGCTGTGAAAATACACCCAAAAGCGTAGATGCCAACTGTGAACGTGTCTGCGGCTGTTGCGCCGCCGGAAAACTATCAATAATACGATCAATCGTCTGTGACGCACTATTGGTATGCAGAGAAGAAAAAATAAGATGTCCCGTTTCAGCAGCTGTAACAGCCGCTGAAATGGTTTCCGCATCTCTCATTTCACCAATCATGGCAACGTTGATATCTTCACGAAACATGGATCGGAGCGCTTTCCCGAAACTTTCAGTATCCGTTTTTACCTCCCGTTGATCAACAATGGACCGATCAGGTACAAACAAATACTCGATAGGATCTTCAATAGTAACAATATGTTCGGCGCGCTCATGGTTTATCATATCAACAAGCGTGGCGAGTGTTGTAGACTTACCATGTCCTGTCGGTCCCACTACCAAAAAAAATCCCTGCTCGCGGCGCGTAAAATCAACCAAAAGCGCCGGAAGATTCAAATCCTCAAGTTTACGAATTTGATAACTTATTAAACGAAGAGCAATACCGATATGCCCGCGTTGAAAAAATGCATTGCCTCGAAATCGAAGTTTATCCTTATAAGAAAAAGAAAAATCCATTTCCCGAAGCACCATAAATTCCTTCTTTTGTTCCGCTGTAAGCATAGCGGAAACAAGGCCTTCCGCTATTTCGGGGGTAATAACTTCCTTTTCCGTAAGTGGAATCAGCTGTCCGGCGATACGAAGGGTCGGATGCCTTCCTACAGTAATGTGAAGGTCCGAAGCATCCTCCCGCGCCACGTTCAAAACAAGATCTTCAAGTTCATGTTGATAATCCATTGATTTCATAAGGAATCTATTTCTTAAGAATGGCTTCTACTTTTTCTACCACTTCTGATGGCGTAAAGTGTGCTTTTACAATATATCCGTCAGCACCAAGTGCTTTTCCTTTTTCTGTATCATTCTTCTGTCCCAAATTGGTAAGCATGATAATGCGGGCATGAGGAACAAGTTTCTCGGTACGAATATTGCGCAATATTTCAAATCCATCCATAGCAGGCAGTACTACATCCAACAAAATGACTGCGGGCTGTTTTTCTCTTGCAACCTCTATAGCGCTCTTTCCATCTTGAGCCGTCTCCACAACAAACCCAGCTTCCTTAAACTTAAGAACATACATTTCGAGTAAATACTCATCATCGTCCACAATAAGTATTGTTTTTTTCTGCTCGTCGCTCATGTTTTTATTTTACCCCACTCTGTATAGAATTACTACCAATAATACCATAAAGTCTTTCTATATATGTGTATAGACATTCTTCCACCATCATAATACCACCCCCTGTAATTCTTCCATGCCAACTTTCCCTTCTAAAACCTTTAATACACCGTCTTGGGCCATGGTAGTCATTCCCTGCTTGAATGCCTCTTCATTAATACGGGCTTCCGATGGCTGGTCTTCTAAAATAAGTTGCTCAAGATCCGGCGTCATGGAAAGCACCTCAAATGCACCAATACGCCCGCGAGTGCCCTTTGGACACGTACCGGAAGGAACTCCTTGATAAATATGTTCAGGCATCGTGATTCCTTTACGAACACTTGGGGGCATTTTTGCAATATTGTTATCTAAAAACTCTTTTACACGCCCTTCCACTAACACTTCTTTACGGGAATCCGCACAAAGCGTGCGCACAAGCCGCTGACCCACGGCAAGAATAAGCGTTGCCGGAATAAGAAACGGATCAACTCCCATATCTATGAGCCGGGGAATAACACCGGTAGCCGAGTTTGTATGTAATGTAGACAATACAAGGTGTCCGGTAAGAGCGGCATGAATGGCAAGCTGTGCCGTTTCCTTATCACGGATTTCTCCCACCATAATAATGTCCGGATCCTGTCGAAGAACTGACCGAAGGCCGTTTGCAAAAGTAAATCCAATATCGGGACGAACTTGAGACTGAT
This window of the Candidatus Ryanbacteria bacterium CG10_big_fil_rev_8_21_14_0_10_43_42 genome carries:
- a CDS encoding response regulator, giving the protein MSDEQKKTILIVDDDEYLLEMYVLKFKEAGFVVETAQDGKSAIEVAREKQPAVILLDVVLPAMDGFEILRNIRTEKLVPHARIIMLTNLGQKNDTEKGKALGADGYIVKAHFTPSEVVEKVEAILKK
- a CDS encoding type IV pili twitching motility protein PilT, which gives rise to MDYQHELEDLVLNVAREDASDLHITVGRHPTLRIAGQLIPLTEKEVITPEIAEGLVSAMLTAEQKKEFMVLREMDFSFSYKDKLRFRGNAFFQRGHIGIALRLISYQIRKLEDLNLPALLVDFTRREQGFFLVVGPTGHGKSTTLATLVDMINHERAEHIVTIEDPIEYLFVPDRSIVDQREVKTDTESFGKALRSMFREDINVAMIGEMRDAETISAAVTAAETGHLIFSSLHTNSASQTIDRIIDSFPAAQQPQTRSQLASTLLGVFSQRLIPRVSGGLIPAYEFMIGNSAVRNLIRENKVHEIDLVIDTSSQDGMISLNRSLMDLLRAGEITLESALNHSLNPEELSSISRRL